A genomic segment from Gammaproteobacteria bacterium encodes:
- a CDS encoding methyl-accepting chemotaxis protein, whose translation MPMNMPVTTTEREVRRDARIVSRTDLEGIITYVNDEFVAISGFAEKELLGAPHSIVRHPDMPKAAFADLWVTIQRGDPWSGLVKNRCKNGDYYWVEANVMPIREKGRTVGYMSVRTRPSRAQVDEAERHYAALRAGRSDRFGLFTRMTNSLRHIGLRGRIMTGLGLFIFFKLAMIGFLPTEYAEIGKYADIGALGLLALLTWLALRATQRALTTALRHCEEMTNGCFDQRIEAKGRDEIARLMLALKSMQIKLAFDMNDARRQTDAALRVQTALDNVSTNVMIADPDGNLIYLNRAVIEMMAHAEADIRKDLPRFTARDLVGRNIDEFHVNPAHQRLLLKNLHANYEAHLTIGGRNFDLVANPVFNAQGVRLGSVVEWTDCTEMKRVQNEVKEMVNTAQAGDLTRRIDLAGKDGFLRNLAESLNQLLETVEGAVSDTVNALECMARGDLTIRINNTYGGEFARIRENTNITTQQLGTLAGDIRSAAEAINSASREISIGNMDLSKRTEQQAASLEETGATMEELTSTVKQNASNASQANQFAQGARDVAERGGELVGQVVRTMSAITESSTKIADIISVIEGIAFQTNILALNAAVEAARAGEQGRGFSVVAAEVRSLAGRSATAAKEIKSLIDASTTQVNNGSRLVGQAGQTMGDIVQAVKRVTDLMAEISAASNEQSKGIEQVNQAISQMDEVTQQNAALVEEAASASESLQEQAEQLLTAVSKFKLEENTSVAKNPSSQSSFPPVEKLEKSGKSLKSQELSTRATPPPTVAKPATARIPAKATPQPSRTRPSSVMKMGKNQELSVRGNEDNWKEF comes from the coding sequence ATGCCGATGAACATGCCGGTGACAACAACGGAACGGGAAGTACGCAGAGACGCACGAATTGTTTCAAGGACCGACCTTGAGGGAATCATTACCTATGTCAACGATGAATTCGTAGCGATCAGCGGATTCGCCGAAAAAGAATTGCTGGGGGCACCGCACAGTATCGTGCGTCATCCAGACATGCCCAAGGCGGCCTTTGCTGACTTGTGGGTGACGATTCAGCGTGGCGACCCCTGGAGCGGATTGGTTAAAAATCGTTGCAAGAATGGCGATTATTATTGGGTGGAAGCCAACGTCATGCCCATCCGTGAAAAGGGACGGACGGTAGGGTACATGTCGGTACGCACCCGACCAAGTCGCGCCCAGGTCGATGAAGCGGAGCGTCACTACGCAGCGCTGCGCGCCGGACGTTCTGACAGGTTCGGGTTGTTCACGCGGATGACCAATTCATTACGCCACATCGGTTTGCGTGGGCGCATCATGACCGGATTGGGCCTGTTTATCTTCTTCAAGTTGGCGATGATTGGTTTTTTACCCACAGAATACGCCGAGATAGGTAAATACGCTGATATTGGTGCATTGGGATTGCTGGCATTGCTGACATGGTTAGCACTGCGTGCCACGCAACGCGCTTTGACTACGGCCTTGAGGCACTGCGAGGAAATGACCAATGGATGTTTCGACCAGCGCATCGAAGCCAAAGGCCGGGATGAAATAGCACGCTTGATGCTCGCCCTCAAGTCAATGCAAATCAAACTTGCCTTCGATATGAATGACGCACGGCGTCAGACTGACGCGGCGTTACGGGTCCAGACGGCGTTGGATAACGTCTCGACCAACGTCATGATTGCTGATCCCGATGGTAACCTCATTTATCTCAATCGTGCCGTGATCGAGATGATGGCACACGCCGAAGCTGACATCCGCAAGGATTTGCCACGTTTCACCGCGCGCGACCTGGTTGGTCGCAACATTGACGAATTTCACGTCAATCCTGCCCATCAACGCCTGTTGTTGAAAAATTTACACGCAAACTATGAGGCACACCTCACCATTGGCGGACGGAATTTCGACCTGGTGGCAAATCCAGTGTTCAACGCGCAAGGAGTGCGCCTGGGGAGCGTGGTAGAGTGGACTGATTGCACCGAAATGAAACGTGTCCAGAACGAAGTTAAGGAAATGGTTAATACCGCCCAGGCCGGTGATTTGACCCGTCGTATCGATCTTGCTGGCAAGGATGGCTTTTTGCGGAATTTGGCCGAATCCCTCAACCAACTCCTGGAAACAGTGGAGGGGGCAGTGTCCGACACCGTCAATGCACTAGAGTGCATGGCGCGGGGCGACCTCACTATTCGCATCAATAACACTTACGGTGGGGAATTTGCCCGCATTCGGGAAAATACCAATATAACCACTCAGCAACTAGGAACCCTGGCGGGAGATATTCGCTCCGCAGCAGAAGCCATCAATTCGGCTTCGCGGGAAATCTCCATTGGCAACATGGATCTCTCCAAGCGTACCGAGCAGCAGGCGGCATCCCTGGAGGAGACCGGCGCGACCATGGAAGAATTGACCTCAACTGTTAAGCAGAATGCCTCCAATGCCAGTCAAGCCAATCAGTTTGCCCAGGGAGCACGGGATGTGGCCGAGCGTGGAGGAGAACTGGTAGGCCAGGTAGTACGAACCATGAGCGCCATCACCGAAAGCTCCACTAAAATCGCCGACATCATCTCGGTCATTGAAGGAATAGCCTTTCAAACTAATATATTAGCCCTGAATGCAGCGGTCGAAGCAGCTCGCGCCGGTGAACAGGGGCGGGGGTTCTCGGTGGTCGCGGCGGAAGTACGCAGTCTCGCCGGTCGTTCCGCCACGGCAGCCAAGGAAATTAAATCTCTCATTGACGCTTCGACAACCCAGGTTAATAACGGCAGTCGTCTGGTAGGACAAGCCGGTCAGACCATGGGGGATATCGTACAGGCGGTCAAGCGCGTTACCGATTTGATGGCCGAAATCAGCGCCGCCAGCAACGAACAAAGCAAAGGCATTGAACAGGTCAACCAGGCAATATCACAAATGGATGAAGTGACTCAACAAAACGCCGCGTTGGTTGAGGAGGCGGCCTCGGCCTCCGAATCGCTCCAGGAGCAGGCCGAACAGCTATTGACCGCGGTCAGTAAATTCAAACTGGAAGAAAACACTTCTGTAGCAAAAAATCCTTCATCCCAATCCAGTTTTCCGCCAGTCGAAAAGCTGGAAAAGTCAGGCAAGTCGCTGAAAAGCCAAGAATTATCCACACGAGCTACCCCGCCACCCACAGTAGCTAAGCCCGCGACGGCACGCATTCCCGCTAAAGCTACTCCACAACCATCCAGAACGCGCCCGTCGTCCGTAATGAAAATGGGAAAAAATCAAGAATTATCTGTGAGGGGGAATGAGGATAACTGGAAAGAATTCTAA
- the cheW gene encoding chemotaxis protein CheW has product MAIQAIQNIDPAHGVHEFLTFTLGAEEYAVDILKVQEIRGYDPVTPIANTPSFIKGVVNLRGAIVPIVDLRIKFQLGNADYHERTVVIVLNLSGRIVGTVVDGVSDVVSLGADQIKPAPEFGNALDTQYLMGLGTIENRMLILVDIERLMTSRDMALVDESTLARRGLTYN; this is encoded by the coding sequence ATGGCTATTCAAGCGATCCAGAACATCGATCCCGCCCATGGCGTCCACGAGTTTCTCACTTTTACCCTGGGAGCCGAGGAGTATGCCGTGGACATATTGAAGGTACAGGAAATTCGTGGCTACGACCCCGTGACTCCTATCGCTAATACGCCCTCTTTTATCAAAGGGGTCGTCAATTTACGCGGAGCCATCGTCCCGATTGTCGATTTACGCATAAAATTTCAACTAGGCAACGCGGACTATCATGAACGCACTGTGGTTATCGTGCTCAATCTTTCTGGACGTATTGTGGGAACTGTGGTCGATGGAGTTTCCGATGTCGTCAGTCTCGGCGCAGATCAGATCAAACCAGCGCCAGAGTTTGGCAATGCCCTGGATACTCAATACTTGATGGGATTGGGAACCATCGAAAATCGTATGCTGATCCTGGTGGATATTGAACGGCTAATGACAAGTCGTGACATGGCCCTGGTGGATGAAAGCACCCTCGCACGCCGTGGCCTCACCTATAACTAA